A portion of the Malania oleifera isolate guangnan ecotype guangnan chromosome 3, ASM2987363v1, whole genome shotgun sequence genome contains these proteins:
- the LOC131150720 gene encoding uncharacterized protein LOC131150720 isoform X2 has product MSFAPTYHAQGGTFPEDYRSSFGRRTNNNSSSFTINNDCQNSCSNNFYRSSNHNNFWNNSSACVPSRDFKEHGYNFNYVYVKPDNIQVLKKRKFSASTWEGCRRNYQPPNSYDAAPSTCNSSAHPSARPNNNSYMPISCKRDCSELEDGDVVFMSRDEIERCSPSRKDGIDVLRETHLRYSYCAFIQNLGLRLELPQTTIGTAMVLCHRFFVRRSHACHDRFLIATAALFLAAKSEDTPCPLNNVLRVSSEILHKQDLTFLSYLLPVGWFEQYRDRVLEAEQMILTTLDFELNVQHPYAPLTSILSKLGFSQTVLVNLALSLVSEGVYKISVLACMIILAGGLKCCSWKVLFYI; this is encoded by the exons ATGTCCTTTGCACCGACTTACCACGCACAGGGAGGAACTTTCCCTGAAGATTATAGGTCTTCTTTTGGCAGAAGGACCAACAATAACAGCAGTAGTTTCACTATTAATAATGACTGCCAAAACAGCTGCAGCAACAATTTCTACAGAAGTAGCAACCACAATAATTTCTGGAATAATAGCAGTGCCTGTGTTCCCTCAAGGGATTTTAAGGAGCatggttataattttaattatgtttatgTTAAGCCTGACAATATACAAGTCTTGAAAAAGAGAAAATTTTCAGCTTCTACTTGGGAAGGCTGCCGAAGAAACTATCAGCCACCTAATTCTTATGATGCTGCCCCTTCAACTTGTAACAGCTCAGCCCATCCTTCTGCTAGACCTAATAACAATTCATACATGCCTATCAGTTGTAAACGTGACTGCTCAGAATTGGAGGATGGTGACGTGGTTTTTATGTCGAGGGATGAGATTGAGAGATGCTCTCCCTCAAGAAAAGATGGAATTGATGTGCTACGCGAAACACATTTGCGGTACTCATACTGTGCTTTTATTCAGAATCTCGGATTGCGGCTTGAATT GCCACAAACCACTATTGGCACTGCCATGGTTCTATGCCACCGCTTTTTTGTTCGAAGATCACATGCCTGCCATGATAGATTT TTAATTGCCACTGCTGCTCTTTTCCTTGCTGCAAAGTCTGAGGACACACCGTGTCCTTTGAACAATGTATTGAGAGTATCTTCTGAAATTCTCCATAAACAAGATCTTACTTTCTTGTCTTATCTGCTCCCTGTT GGCTGGTTTGAGCAGTATCGGGATCGCGTGCTTGAGGCTGAACAAATGATATTAACCACTCTGGATTTTGAGCTTAATGTGCAGCACCCTTATGCTCCTCTTACATCCATTCTAAGCAAATTAGGTTTTTCGCAAACTGTTTTGGTGAATTTGGCATTGAGCTTGGTCAGTGAAGG GGTCTACAAGATTAGCGTGCTCGCCTGTATGATAATCTTAGCTGGTGGATTGAAATGCTGTTCATGGAAAGTTTTGTTTTACATCTGA
- the LOC131150720 gene encoding cyclin-T1-3-like isoform X3 codes for MSFAPTYHAQGGTFPEDYRSSFGRRTNNNSSSFTINNDCQNSCSNNFYRSSNHNNFWNNSSACVPSRDFKEHGYNFNYVYVKPDNIQVLKKRKFSASTWEGCRRNYQPPNSYDAAPSTCNSSAHPSARPNNNSYMPISCKRDCSELEDGDVVFMSRDEIERCSPSRKDGIDVLRETHLRYSYCAFIQNLGLRLELPQTTIGTAMVLCHRFFVRRSHACHDRFLIATAALFLAAKSEDTPCPLNNVLRVSSEILHKQDLTFLSYLLPVGWFEQYRDRVLEAEQMILTTLDFELNVQHPYAPLTSILSKLGFSQTVLVNLALSLVSEGS; via the exons ATGTCCTTTGCACCGACTTACCACGCACAGGGAGGAACTTTCCCTGAAGATTATAGGTCTTCTTTTGGCAGAAGGACCAACAATAACAGCAGTAGTTTCACTATTAATAATGACTGCCAAAACAGCTGCAGCAACAATTTCTACAGAAGTAGCAACCACAATAATTTCTGGAATAATAGCAGTGCCTGTGTTCCCTCAAGGGATTTTAAGGAGCatggttataattttaattatgtttatgTTAAGCCTGACAATATACAAGTCTTGAAAAAGAGAAAATTTTCAGCTTCTACTTGGGAAGGCTGCCGAAGAAACTATCAGCCACCTAATTCTTATGATGCTGCCCCTTCAACTTGTAACAGCTCAGCCCATCCTTCTGCTAGACCTAATAACAATTCATACATGCCTATCAGTTGTAAACGTGACTGCTCAGAATTGGAGGATGGTGACGTGGTTTTTATGTCGAGGGATGAGATTGAGAGATGCTCTCCCTCAAGAAAAGATGGAATTGATGTGCTACGCGAAACACATTTGCGGTACTCATACTGTGCTTTTATTCAGAATCTCGGATTGCGGCTTGAATT GCCACAAACCACTATTGGCACTGCCATGGTTCTATGCCACCGCTTTTTTGTTCGAAGATCACATGCCTGCCATGATAGATTT TTAATTGCCACTGCTGCTCTTTTCCTTGCTGCAAAGTCTGAGGACACACCGTGTCCTTTGAACAATGTATTGAGAGTATCTTCTGAAATTCTCCATAAACAAGATCTTACTTTCTTGTCTTATCTGCTCCCTGTT GGCTGGTTTGAGCAGTATCGGGATCGCGTGCTTGAGGCTGAACAAATGATATTAACCACTCTGGATTTTGAGCTTAATGTGCAGCACCCTTATGCTCCTCTTACATCCATTCTAAGCAAATTAGGTTTTTCGCAAACTGTTTTGGTGAATTTGGCATTGAGCTTGGTCAGTGAAGG AAGTTAA